From the Amblyraja radiata isolate CabotCenter1 chromosome 14, sAmbRad1.1.pri, whole genome shotgun sequence genome, one window contains:
- the tagln3 gene encoding transgelin-3 isoform X1 → MANRGPSYGLTREVEQKIEQKYDPNLEDRLVDWIIAQCGGNINRPDPGKTHFQKWLLSGVLLCRLMNGLYPKGQEPIKRIQESKMAFKQMELISQFLQAAEDYGVAKMDIFQTVDLWEGKDLAAVQRTLMALGSVAITKDDGHYQGDPNWFHKKAQGTRREFSAEQLRKGQSVIGLQMGSNKGASQSGMTGYGMHRQIM, encoded by the exons ATGGCCAATAGAGGACCCAGCTACGGTCTGACTAGAGAGGTTGAACAGAAAATtgagcagaaatatgatccaaacTTGGAAGACCGTTTAGTGGATTGGATCATTGCACAATGTGGTGGGAATATAAATCGTCCGGATCCTGGGAAAACCCACTTCCAGAAGTGGCTGCTTAGCGGCGTG TTATTGTGTAGGCTTATGAATGGACTTTATCCAAAAGGCCAGGAGCCAATTAAAAGAATCCAGGAATCCAAGATGGCCTTCAAACAGATGGAGCTAATTTCCCAGTTCCTGCAAGCTGCTGAAGACTACGGTGTTGCAAAAATGGATATTTTCCAGACTGTTGACTTGTGGGAAG GAAAGGATTTGGCTGCAGTGCAAAGAACTCTAATGGCCTTGGGTAGTGTCGCAATTACCAAAGATGATGGGCATTATCAAGGAGATCCCAACTGGTTCCATaa GAAAGCCCAGGGCACCAGGCGCGAGTTTTCAGCAGAACAGCTTCGAAAGGGGCAAAGTGTCATTGGTCTGCAGATGGGGAGTAACAAGGGTGCCTCTCAGTCTGGTATGACTggctatggcatgcatcgacagaTTATGTAG
- the tagln3 gene encoding transgelin-3 isoform X2: MHGALAFEMANRGPSYGLTREVEQKIEQKYDPNLEDRLVDWIIAQCGGNINRPDPGKTHFQKWLLSGVLLCRLMNGLYPKGQEPIKRIQESKMAFKQMELISQFLQAAEDYGVAKMDIFQTVDLWEGKDLAAVQRTLMALGSVAITKDDGHYQGDPNWFHKKAQGTRREFSAEQLRKGQSVIGLQMGSNKGASQSGMTGYGMHRQIM, encoded by the exons ATGCATGGTGCTTTGG CTTTTGAGATGGCCAATAGAGGACCCAGCTACGGTCTGACTAGAGAGGTTGAACAGAAAATtgagcagaaatatgatccaaacTTGGAAGACCGTTTAGTGGATTGGATCATTGCACAATGTGGTGGGAATATAAATCGTCCGGATCCTGGGAAAACCCACTTCCAGAAGTGGCTGCTTAGCGGCGTG TTATTGTGTAGGCTTATGAATGGACTTTATCCAAAAGGCCAGGAGCCAATTAAAAGAATCCAGGAATCCAAGATGGCCTTCAAACAGATGGAGCTAATTTCCCAGTTCCTGCAAGCTGCTGAAGACTACGGTGTTGCAAAAATGGATATTTTCCAGACTGTTGACTTGTGGGAAG GAAAGGATTTGGCTGCAGTGCAAAGAACTCTAATGGCCTTGGGTAGTGTCGCAATTACCAAAGATGATGGGCATTATCAAGGAGATCCCAACTGGTTCCATaa GAAAGCCCAGGGCACCAGGCGCGAGTTTTCAGCAGAACAGCTTCGAAAGGGGCAAAGTGTCATTGGTCTGCAGATGGGGAGTAACAAGGGTGCCTCTCAGTCTGGTATGACTggctatggcatgcatcgacagaTTATGTAG